Part of the Paludisphaera borealis genome, CCTCTCGAAAGCCCGGATTCCCAATCCGCACGGGACGCTGCTGCCCGGCGAGTACGTCAAGCTCGAGATGAAAGTCGACGATCTCAAGGACGCGATCGTCGTCCCGGCCTCGGCAGTGATGGAGACCGAGGCCGGCCCGGTCGTCTACATCGTCGACAAGGACGGCAAGGTCGCGGTCCAGCGGGTCGAGGCCGGGCTGACGATGTACCAGGGGCTGCGGGTCCTGACCAAGGGGCTCGACGCGGGGGTGCCCGTGATCGTCGAGGGACTTCAGATGATCCGCCCGGGCATGCCCGTCAAGGCCGAGCCCGCGGTTCTCGCGCGGCCCGTTGAAAAAGAGGCGGTCGCCATCCTCGGCGACGAGAAGCCGATCGTCGGGGCCGCGACGGACGAGGCCTCCAAGGAAGTCGCGCCCAAGCGTCACGAGCCCTCGTCGGAGCCCGCGCCAGGCTGGCCGCGATCCACCGCGAAAAAGCCCGCCGAGGGCGCCGAGAGCCAACCCAAGTAAGCGACCGCCGCATTCTTCGTCCTGGGTCCGAACCCAACCGAGAGAGTCTCCATCCACCATGGTCAATTTCTTCATCAGCCGGCCGATCTTCGCCACCGTGCTGGCCCTACTGATGGTGATCATCGGCGGCATCTGCGCGTTCCTGCTGCCGATCGCCCAGTACCCGCCGATCGTGCCGCCTCAGGTGCAGGTCACCACGACCTATACCGGGGCCGACGCGCTCAGCGTCGCCCGCACGGTCACCACGCCGATCGAGCAGCAAATCAACGGCACCAAGGGGCTGATCTATTTCAGCTCCGACAGCACGAGCAACGGCGTCTCGAACATCGTGGCGACGTTCGACGTCGGCTACAACCAGGACATGGCGGCCGTCGACATCCAGAACAAGGTCCAGACGGCCCAGCCCCAGCTTCCTCCCGAAGTGAAGCAGTACGGCGTGACGATCAAGAAGACGTCGACCGACATGGTCTGCGTCGTCAACCTGATCTCGCCCGACGGCCGTTACGACGCGAATTTCCTCGACAACTACGGCCAGATCTACGTCTGCGACGTGCTCAAGCGCATCCCCGGCGTCAGCGACGTCATGACGTTCGGCCGCAAGTACGCGATGCGGATCTGGATCGACCCCGACCGCCTCGCCAACATGCGGATCGGCCCCTCGGAAATCATCATGGCGGTCCAGCAGGAGAACCTCCAGGCCGCCGCCGGCAAGATCGGCGGCCAGCCGGTCCCCACCGGCCAGGTCTTCGAGTTCCCGATCACCGTCAAGGGGCGGCTCTCCAAGGCCGCCGAGTTCGAGGAGATCATCGTCCGCCGCAACGACGACGGTTCGATCGTCCGCCTCAAGGACGTCGCCCGGGTCGAGCTGTCGTCAGAGAACTACGAGACCTCGGGCTACCTCGACGGCAAGCCCGCCGGCGCCATGCCGGTCTTCCAGTACGCCGACGCCAACGCCCTGAACATCGTCGAGCAGGTCCGCCACGAGATGGAGCGGCTCAAGGGGACGTTCCCCGAGGGCCTCGATTTCGCGATGGCCTACGACACGACCAAGTTCGTCGAAGAGAACATCGAGGAAGTCGAGCACACGCTGCTCGAAGCCTTCGGCCTGGTCATGATCGTCGTCTTCGTCTTCCTTCAGGGCTTCCGCGCCACGATCATCCCGATGCTGTCGATCCCGGTGTCGTTGATCGCCACGTTCGCGGCGATGGCGGCCTTCGGGTTCTCGATCAATTCGCTGACGCTCTGCGGCCTGGTGCTGGCCATCGGGCTGGTCGTCGACGACGCGATCATCGTCGTCGAGAACGTCGAGAAGTTCCTCCACCGCGGCTACCCGCCGCTCCAGGCCACGCGGGCCGCCATGGCCGAGATCACCACGCCGATCGTCACGATCACGCTGGTGCTGGCCGCGGTGTTCGTTCCGGTCGCCTTCATGCCCGGCATGACCGGCAAACTGTACAACCAGTTCGCCATGACGATCGTCTTCTCGTTCGTCTTCTCGGCCATCAACTCGCTGACCCTCAGCCCTGCCATGGCGCGGCTGTTCCTCAGGGAAAAACAGGGCGAGACCAAATTCTTCCTCTTCCGTTGGTTCAACGCCGTTCTGAGCTGGATCGAGAACTCGTACGACTCGGTCCTAGAATTCACCGCGCACCACTGGTGGACCATCGTCGTCCCCTCGGTCCTCTTGCTGGCCCTCACGAGCTGGATGCTGGTCGTGCGGCCCAAGGCGTTCATCCCCACCGAAGACCAGGGCTACCTGATCGTCGTCGTCCAGACGCCGGACGGAACGAGCCGCGAGGTCACCTCGAAGGTCGTCAAGCGGGTCGAGGCGATCGCCACGGAACTCGAAGGCGTTCAGCACGTCGTGACCCTCGACGGCATGAACGTCATGAACTCGACCAATCAGAGCAACGCCGGCGTCGTCTTCATGCCGCTCAAGCCGTGGTCCGAGCGCACCAAGCCGGAGCTTCGTGCCGGAGCCCTGGCCGGCAAGCTCCAGGGCATGCTTTTCGGTTCGATCCACGACGCCCTGGCCCTGGTGATGCAGCCCCCGCCGATTCGCGGCCTGAGTCAGACCGGCGGCCATGAAATGGTCATCGAGGACCGCGCGGCGAAGGGGCCTGAAGCCCTTCAGTTGGTCGTCGACCGGTTCCAGGATGAGGCTCGCAAGCGCCCCGAGCTGGCGGGCATCTTCACGACCTACTCGGCGCGCGTCCCCCAACTGCGGTTCGAGCTCGACCGCACCAAGGCGCGACGGCTCGACGTTCCGGTCTCCGACGTCTTCGCCGCGCTCCAGGTCAATCTCGGCGCCTTCTACATCAACGACTTCGACCTCTACGGCAAGGTCTGGAAGGTGATGATGCAGGCCGAGGGAGCGGTCCGGACCAAGGCCAGCGACATCGAAAACCTCTACGTCCTCAACCGCCAGGGCGAGCGCGTGCCGTTCAGCAGCCTGGGCGAGGTCCATTACGCGCTGGGACCAATCGACGTCCCCCACTACAACCTCTACGCCTCGGCCAAGATCAACGGCGGCCCCGCGCCGGGCTTCAGCTCGGGGCAGGCGCTCCTGGTCATGCAGGAGGTGGCCGACAAGGTCTTGCCCGAGGGATTCGGCTACGAGTGGACCGGCACCACGCTTCAGGAACAGAAGACCGGCAATCAGGCGATGTTCATCTTCGCCCTGTCGATCGTCTGCGTTTTCTTGTTCATGGCCGCGCTCTACGAGAGCTGGATCCGGCCGATGGTCATCATCCTGACCGTCCCGCTGGCCATGTTCGGCGCGATCGTCGGCCTCTGGATCTACGACATGCCGCTCGACGTCTACGGTCAGATCGGCCTCGTTATGCTGATCGGCCTTGAGACCAAGAACGCGATCCTCCTCGTCGAGTTCGCCGTCGAGCAGCGAGCCAAGCACGGCAAGAGCATCATCGAGGCCGCCAAGATCTCGTCGCGCGAGCGGCTCCGGCCGATCTTGATGACTTCGTTCGCCTTCGTCATGGGCGTGCTGCCAATGGCCCGAGCCACCGGCGCGGGCGCCTACAGCCGCAACTCGCTGGGCATCGTCATCGCCTTCGGCATCGCCGTCAGCACGGTGCTCGGCCGGTTCGTGATTCCGATCTACTACGTCCTCGGCGAACGCATCGGCGACTACCTCGCCGAGCTTCGCGGCGTCGAGCGCGAGCCCGACGCGTCGTCCCAAGACGGCGACGAAGACGTCGACGACGAACTCGATCCCTCGCCCAACGGCCAACCGGGCCACCGCACGAACTTCCCATCGCCCGAGGTGATCTGATTGCGAGCGGGTCAGCGTCCGGAGGCGACGGGCGAAGCCGTCGCCTCCAGTTCCTCCAACTCCGCCAGGGCGAGTCTGTAAAAGCTGTGCTTGGGGCCTCCGCCGTCCTTGATCCAGCGGAGGTTCATCTTCGCCTCGTCGATCCAGCCGGCGATGAGCTGATCGAGGGCGAGATCGAAGCGGACGTCGGCCATCATGCCCGGGCCGGTCGCCCGCTCGTGGAGCGCCTTCTCGTCGATCTCACGCCGCGGGAAGCTCACGACCGGGTACGGCCAATGCGTCTTATCGGCCTGCCAGTCGGCGGCGTCGAGTAGCACTTTCGCCGCGTCGTCCTGCTTCAGGCGACGCGCGCCCAGGCTCGCGGCGAGGACCGCCCGCATGGAGACGTCTCCCTTCCATCCCACCAACTCGATCGCCAGAGCCTGGGCAGCGAGTCGGGGCTTGCCATGCTCATTCGGTTGGAGAGGTGCTCACTTCCGCCGATGTGCCTTTAGGCGATTCGCCTGGACGGCGTCAAGGTCATTCGAGTGCTGGGTGGCCCAGCGACACAATGCTGTGACTGGTTCCAGATAGATCCGCCCCAATGCAGTCAAGTCGTACTCGACTTTGGGCGGTACTTCAGCGTACACAGTCCGCAGGAGGAGTCCGCCTTCCTCCAAAGCGCGGAGCGTCTGCGTCAGCATTTTCTTCGAGATGTCCGGCAGATGACGCTGTATTTCCCCGTACCGTCTCGTGCCCTGACCGAGGATGTAGAGGACGATGGGCGTCCACTTGTCCCCGATCAGGTCGAACAGGCGGCGAGACGGATAGTCCTCGTTGTAAACGGTCGTTTGGTCCATCATGGCTTCCAGTGGCGACTAGGGAACCAATAGGTTCCTACTTGCTGCTCAGTGCCTTAGCAGCAGATCATACTCCAAGGAGAAAAACCATGACCTTGACCGTTGACGTGACCTCCGACGTGATCTGTCCGTGGTGCTATGTCGGCAAGCGGCGGCTGGAGAAGGCCGTCGCCGCACTCGCCGGGCGTGGGGATGTGCGGGTGCGCTGGCATCCGTTCGAACTCAACCCCCGGATGCCCAAGGAGGGTATGAATCGCAGGGAGTACCGCACCGCCAAGTTCGGAAGCTGGGCGCGGTCGTTGGCGCTCGACTCTCAAGTAGCGGCAGTAGGCCGGACCGAGGGTATCCTGTTCGCCTTCGACAAGATCGAGCGCACGCCCAACACCTTCGACGCTCACCGCCTCATCTGGCTGGCCGACCAAGAAGGCGTGCAGGACGCCGTCGTGGAGGCGTTGTTCCGGGCGTATTTCACCGAGGGCCGGGACATCAGCCACCCCCCAACGCTGCTCGAAGTGGTCGCCGGGGCCGGCCTAGACCGGGGCCGAGCCGAAGCGATGCTGAAAGATGACGACGGGATCGAGGCTATTCGGAAAGCCGAAGAGCATGCACGGTCGTCAGGAGTGCAGGGCGTGCCGTATTTTCTCGTCAACAACAAGTTCGCGCTCCCAGGTGCGCAAGACGCATCGGCGTTCCTCGCGGCCTTCGACCGGACCGGGGCCAAGTCGCCGACCGCCGATGAGGGGAGCGTCTGCAAGATCGGCGAGGGAGGGATGCCGTCATGTTGAAGAGGAACGGACCGGCCTTGAAGGTGGTCGTGGCGGGCGGCTCGCTCGGCGGTTTATTCAACGCCATTGCCTTGCGTTCGCTCGGCTGCGAGGTCGAGGTTTTCGAGAAATCGTCTGGGCTGATGAAGGATCGGGGCGCGGGAATCGTATTCCAGCAGGAGGTCGCCGAGTTTCTGACCCGGTACGAAGTCGCCCCGCTGGAAGCCGTCGTCGTGCCCGTCCGCGCGCGCCGCTACCTAGCCGCAGACGATTCGGTGGCGCAAGAAGGGCCTATGCCCCAGGCGATGACTTCTTGGGACGTGCTCTACCGGAAACTCCGTGCCGCCTTCAGCAACGACCACTATCACGTCGGCGTCCCACTGACCGGGTTCGAGCCGGTCAATGACAAAGTGAATGTTCGGTTCGACGACGGGCGGGAAGTCACTTGCGACCTGTTAGTGGGTGCGGATGGCCCCAGTTCGACGGTACGGCGACAACTCTTGCCGGGCTTGCGGTCGGAGTATGCCGGCTACGTCGCATGGCGAGGTGTTGTGTTGGAACACCAGGCCCCCGATCTCGCCGCCGAATTCGTCGACCACTTTACCTTTTTCCAGGCCCCACACACGCACATTCTCTGTTACCTCATTCCTGGCCCGGACGGGTCACTCACGCCAGGGCGTCGGCGGCTCAATTGGGTCTGGTACTTGAACGCCGCCCTCGGCGAGGAGCTCGACCGCGTGTTGACCGACAAAGACGGGCGGCGGCGGGAGTTTTCGGTGCCGCAGGGGTTCGTCGCCCCCGACATGCTCGACTGGCTGCACCACCAGGCCCACCACACCCTGCCTCAGACCTTCCTTCG contains:
- a CDS encoding DsbA family oxidoreductase → MTLTVDVTSDVICPWCYVGKRRLEKAVAALAGRGDVRVRWHPFELNPRMPKEGMNRREYRTAKFGSWARSLALDSQVAAVGRTEGILFAFDKIERTPNTFDAHRLIWLADQEGVQDAVVEALFRAYFTEGRDISHPPTLLEVVAGAGLDRGRAEAMLKDDDGIEAIRKAEEHARSSGVQGVPYFLVNNKFALPGAQDASAFLAAFDRTGAKSPTADEGSVCKIGEGGMPSC
- a CDS encoding FAD binding domain-containing protein, encoding MLKRNGPALKVVVAGGSLGGLFNAIALRSLGCEVEVFEKSSGLMKDRGAGIVFQQEVAEFLTRYEVAPLEAVVVPVRARRYLAADDSVAQEGPMPQAMTSWDVLYRKLRAAFSNDHYHVGVPLTGFEPVNDKVNVRFDDGREVTCDLLVGADGPSSTVRRQLLPGLRSEYAGYVAWRGVVLEHQAPDLAAEFVDHFTFFQAPHTHILCYLIPGPDGSLTPGRRRLNWVWYLNAALGEELDRVLTDKDGRRREFSVPQGFVAPDMLDWLHHQAHHTLPQTFLRLVKATGDPFVQTIHDLAVPNMAFGRTCLTGDAAFVPRPHTAASTAKAAANTLALADCLTAAKGDVVEALRRWEPAQLDLGRRLRQLGQRLGDRSQFGKEQS
- a CDS encoding efflux RND transporter permease subunit: MVNFFISRPIFATVLALLMVIIGGICAFLLPIAQYPPIVPPQVQVTTTYTGADALSVARTVTTPIEQQINGTKGLIYFSSDSTSNGVSNIVATFDVGYNQDMAAVDIQNKVQTAQPQLPPEVKQYGVTIKKTSTDMVCVVNLISPDGRYDANFLDNYGQIYVCDVLKRIPGVSDVMTFGRKYAMRIWIDPDRLANMRIGPSEIIMAVQQENLQAAAGKIGGQPVPTGQVFEFPITVKGRLSKAAEFEEIIVRRNDDGSIVRLKDVARVELSSENYETSGYLDGKPAGAMPVFQYADANALNIVEQVRHEMERLKGTFPEGLDFAMAYDTTKFVEENIEEVEHTLLEAFGLVMIVVFVFLQGFRATIIPMLSIPVSLIATFAAMAAFGFSINSLTLCGLVLAIGLVVDDAIIVVENVEKFLHRGYPPLQATRAAMAEITTPIVTITLVLAAVFVPVAFMPGMTGKLYNQFAMTIVFSFVFSAINSLTLSPAMARLFLREKQGETKFFLFRWFNAVLSWIENSYDSVLEFTAHHWWTIVVPSVLLLALTSWMLVVRPKAFIPTEDQGYLIVVVQTPDGTSREVTSKVVKRVEAIATELEGVQHVVTLDGMNVMNSTNQSNAGVVFMPLKPWSERTKPELRAGALAGKLQGMLFGSIHDALALVMQPPPIRGLSQTGGHEMVIEDRAAKGPEALQLVVDRFQDEARKRPELAGIFTTYSARVPQLRFELDRTKARRLDVPVSDVFAALQVNLGAFYINDFDLYGKVWKVMMQAEGAVRTKASDIENLYVLNRQGERVPFSSLGEVHYALGPIDVPHYNLYASAKINGGPAPGFSSGQALLVMQEVADKVLPEGFGYEWTGTTLQEQKTGNQAMFIFALSIVCVFLFMAALYESWIRPMVIILTVPLAMFGAIVGLWIYDMPLDVYGQIGLVMLIGLETKNAILLVEFAVEQRAKHGKSIIEAAKISSRERLRPILMTSFAFVMGVLPMARATGAGAYSRNSLGIVIAFGIAVSTVLGRFVIPIYYVLGERIGDYLAELRGVEREPDASSQDGDEDVDDELDPSPNGQPGHRTNFPSPEVI
- a CDS encoding winged helix-turn-helix transcriptional regulator, whose protein sequence is MDQTTVYNEDYPSRRLFDLIGDKWTPIVLYILGQGTRRYGEIQRHLPDISKKMLTQTLRALEEGGLLLRTVYAEVPPKVEYDLTALGRIYLEPVTALCRWATQHSNDLDAVQANRLKAHRRK